One Amycolatopsis thermophila DNA segment encodes these proteins:
- a CDS encoding type VII secretion target, whose protein sequence is MSGSGFEVDSAPLVSFGQHLDQLTENLKGTAGVVGGCVGDIGIFGMVGQIFGAGVTLWCGKAEDQLNKYSGTITEFADNVRDAAKAYDAHDSETAAGLLGFKA, encoded by the coding sequence GTGAGCGGTTCCGGTTTCGAGGTCGATTCGGCTCCTCTGGTGTCGTTCGGACAGCACCTCGACCAGTTGACGGAGAACCTGAAGGGCACGGCCGGGGTGGTCGGCGGGTGCGTCGGCGACATCGGCATCTTCGGGATGGTCGGGCAGATCTTCGGAGCCGGTGTGACGCTGTGGTGCGGCAAGGCCGAGGACCAGCTCAACAAGTACTCGGGCACGATCACCGAGTTCGCCGACAACGTGCGCGACGCGGCGAAGGCCTACGACGCGCACGATTCCGAGACCGCCGCCGGGCTGCTGGGGTTCAAGGCATGA